In Scomber japonicus isolate fScoJap1 chromosome 3, fScoJap1.pri, whole genome shotgun sequence, the genomic window AGGGGAAAGGtgtaaacaaaaagagaaacatattttaaaaagtggggGAAGGTAAAGTTGCTGCCATGGTATCTTACTTTGAGATGACAGGATCGTAGAGGAGAGCGTACCACCTCTCTTTAATTTCCCGCAAAGTGAAACGACAGCTGAACTTGACCCCCAAATGAACAGAGGTTAGGTCTGTGGTCTAGAGACAAACACAAGATTTCACAAGATAGTACAAAGACACATGACTGTGACACTAATCGCagttggcgcttttccactatagagttctagcactactcggctcaactcgacacggttccaggaacgaccttttccattccaaaaaagtacctactcaacgtgggcggggtcatcATAGCGCGGCTCCGTGAAACTGCCGtcacttcgttttatacgcgacacaaacacataaacaatggaggacatggaggcagtggtgtacttgctgctgtatgtggctttctgtcacacacaaagcaacaaactTGAGCCGTatgactgtaacgctgttgctggtattaaaaatgccgggtgtgattcttgtgtgggacggctcatgactcttccagtgacatcacatttagtatcggcttggctcgcttggaacctcagcagagccggttactaaaaaagtaccaggtactatcccttgtggaaacgcaaaaaaaacaactagtCGAGTCaagtcgagtagtgctagaactgtttagtggaaaagcgccaagtGATTCCTGAATGACATCCAACTTCCAACATCCGACGTTAAGCTGGTGCTACTCACCTGCAACACTGCATTTATGAGCAACAGATCATCAGTAGGTTTCCACCGGCCCAAGTCTTTGGTAATATGTAGAGGCTGCTTgctttttttcactcttttgGTGATAGGTGCAGGGTTTATCACCATTGTAAGTGGCGGTGGTAGAGCTGTTCCTGATTTCGCCACCTGAAAGGGTCGCATGAAAGCCCAAAAAATTAAATCTTCCATCAATCTCATGCAAGCTTTATCTCAGTTGTGCTTTTCTGTGGGACTCTTTTATGGCCTTATGTaccttttttctctcactgGATGAAGGCTCGCTCCCCGAACAGCGGACAGGCTCGATGACGGGAGGACCTTTAACTCTACTGGATGACTTGACAAGGCTGCTTTCCACCAGCTCGTCATCAAACTTCTTCCTCTTTATTGACCTGAGGACATTATTTTGGCGACATTTACATAGCAATTCTTCATTCTTTAAATCCTCAACATACACACAACAGCAACACTACATCACATGCAGTCAGCAACACATCTATATTCCCATTTATAGCCAAAAAGCATGTTGACTATGCTCGTATACAACTGAACCATTACATTGCACAACAGAATAAATCAAACCTTGAGGAACTTCTGCGTTTGGGGACACCACTGCCAAATGCTTGTGTCGCTGTCCTTTTCACATCTTTTACTCCGAGTGACTCTTCGTCCTCTGATCGGCTCTGAGCACCAGCTACTCCCATCGGTGCACCAACCACAGGGTCACCTGCCTGCATCTGTTCAGTCACAACATGACACATATCAGGAAATAAGTTTTTAGctattattttctgtctctcacatTTATGAACCTTTAACTTAACACTTTGTCTGTCTTATTAGGGTGTTTAAATCCACGTGAGAACATGAGCTTAGGCATGTTTCATGTTGCTCGCATTAATTACAGTCCTGTAATATCTAGCTGAGGCAGGTAAGGGGTACCATTGGTTTCAGGGACACGCCACAATGACACATAGTTTAATTAGCTTGGCCTGTCAGTGCTAAATTAAGGAAAAACCTGGAATCCGTCTGCCTATGTTGACCAGTGTTTACTAATCATATGTCATCTCTGGGCACTAAGTATCTTAATGACAGTGTGTCAGATAAAGTCAAAGTTATGAACAGACAAAATACATATCAAATCTATCTCTTTCATTCTCAATGTCGCTTTACAGCTCCGCGTGTGATCCGTTTTAgttagtttgtgtttttgcctCTGCAAGTCAGAGGAGGGATGAGGCTGCTCATCACCGCCTTTTGTTTACATGTAATCTTAGCTATGGGGCCTTTACGGCTGTCTTCAATGTATGATTATTTATATGGAAATAATAGCTGTAGCGACCAAAAAAGCTTCCCTAAGATAATAGTACATTGTAACTTTGACAGTCTTTCTATTTAGCCTACAGTATCTGGTCAAAATAATCCTAGTTTCTGTTAGCCTAGCTAGCGTTAGCTTAGCCAACATAACATAGATAATTAGCAGGCAAATACGACCAGCTAGCTACACTGTCGTGCGACTCACCTTGCTGTTTGTGTTAGATGCGTGGTCAGATCCGTTAATGGGAGTCTATACGGAGCCTATATGGTCTATATCAACACCCCGTTAGCTTCTTGACTTGGGCGGTTTATTTAGATAGCTACATGGCTAACTGACCACAGGTATTTGACGGATGCTTATTAGCATTAGCTCATCTGCTGCTATGTTTTCTTCTTGTGAGGTTGCACCGCAGCTTCACGACACAACACCGCCCCCTAGTGGAGCGGAGACAGGGCCGATCAAATGTCATGTAAGACAtcaatatttctttatatttaaactGAACACGTGTTCTTTATTGAAGAATAGGTCATGCATTGTAGGTTAGTTGGTTACACAACAGATAATTGTCTGATAAGTTTAAAACCAGTAAGTGTCTTTTGGTATtggaccatggatgtattacaaGAGAAAAAGGACTCTACTTGCAtggcacctttcatacaataaatacagcccaaagtgctttacaacaaaaagaTGTATGCACCAAGTGCTTCAAATAAAAGGAACTAAAGGGAGCTTAAagcaatgttttaaaaaaagaacagaaaagaaagaggaaagaaataaaatcattaCTGTAATATAAGATTGAATATAAGAATAAAGATTTAATACaaatagtaatagtaaaagtagctttaaaaaatcaagtaaaaatacAACTATTAAAACGTCCTCCAGGATCTTCGTCTTATCCAATACAGTCCTTTAGGATTCCCATACATTTCTAAAAATCCTACATGACTTTTTATCCCGTTTCTAAGAAAAATGTTTGCTTCTTATAGGATTTTCTCAATCCTGTTAAAAATTAGTTTTTCCTGTTGGTTACAATAAAATACCCCAGgattcctaaaaaaaaaattcaaaatcctATTAGACTTTTTATCCCCTTTATAAGACAAATGGTTCTGTTCTTGTAGGATTTTCACGGTCCTATTGGaaatatgctgtttttttctctgttggGACTTACATATTTTAAACATCTTAGAAGagatttattaattttttacaAGAATTACTATTAGGAttcttattctttatttaaaatataacttTGTAATGATGGctttatttaaacagtgttAGCCACATATCAAATGAGTTCCTGCAAGTTAATCAAATGATAATCGAGTGAAAATGATTTCAAGCCATACATTCCCATCTGTCTGTGTAAAttttaacaatgaacaatattctGTAAACCTGTCATGTCTCACACAATGGACATAATCCAATCATATTTCAGCAGTACTTTTTGCTCATATGTGTCAAGCTTACGTCTGTTGTTACTCACAATTGTTCTTGCTTATGTCTGCTCCTGTGAAGTTGTTCTGTAACTGTTTGTCACTTTGATCAATCATAGCTTGCTCTGCTAATGTCACTCTGTGTTTTATACTGTACTTGTTGTAactaacacatttttcaaacagTGTTCTAAATTTgttaacagatgaaaactagcctTTGGGCCAATTTtggcatatttacagaaatgtttattaatatgcactgtccctgacaaattgacaaacaaaataattcataaataaatctAAGAGCATCAACTGCAGACTGAAGCTTTCTGTACTAATTTGTaccatttccttccttatggTTCTCTCTGTAGATGCCTATATTACCTGCTATCATTGAGGCTGGAAGAAATGTTTTTCATTCACGTTACTGTGAAGGTATTGATTTTGGCTTCCCTGGGCATTTTAGTCTAAATTTGTAATCATGAAGAAGTCTCTATCAAAGCTAGATAAGAGAGCCAATAGTCTAATGTTTGATATCAAGAATCAACACTTTTTGTGATTGGGTGATCACTTCTATGGACTATGTGGAAGGATGTTTTTCTGATGATATGGACACTCTGTATGCCCGTGTATAACTGTCAGCACGATGATTAAATTAACAGAATAAATGCTGCAATAAATGTTTCAATCTGACAAAGTCAGCAGTGCATTCATTATAGATATGTATGGATAATGATTCAGTTCAGTATTGCATGATTTGATTGTAACTTTGGGTGATGATGTGACATTGTGAACAAACCTTTTATCGTAACAAATCTATTTGGAGGTGAATCTCCATGTTTAGATTAAACATCATTGCCCCCCCATCTGTTGGACAGGTTGGTCCAAATTATCGACCTACAGCTGGTGCACCACGGCTCCACATGGTCATGTCACACAAGAACTTTGATACTCAGTGTCATATTTCTTAGAATTTACTGCCTACGTGCCACGTGGCTGTTGGCTGGCATCAAACTAACCACAAGGTTGTTTAATCAGCTAGATCTGATCTGATATGACTAATGTTAAAGCAGAAGTTGAAATCCTGAATGGTGACAGAGGGGTATATTTTTCTTAATAAGACAAGcaggcatcacacacacaaaactagaGGTATTATTGATGGTAACCGGGTTCTTGGTTAAGCTAAAGTCTTAGTTAAgccaaagaaaataaacagacagattTAACTTGAAACCTTTTATTGACATTTACAGTAGCAGtttcaaattttttttaaattagaatAAATACAGAATTCAGATACAGAattttacaaaatgtcaaaatatcagTCATAGTatgtttatacatttaaaaaattacagaTAAACTTGCATTGTGCTGCACTGTTGAATTGTTGCACACATTTGAATTTCGAAGACAAGACTTACAGATTTACAAAGTATGAGTGCAGAGCAGTGGGGGGTTTTAAACCAGTGGCACCATGGATTTCTGCACAGGAATATTTCTAACAGCTGCCATTTTtgtggaaatttaaaaaaaaaaggaacccATCACTAAAAGTTTTTCACCATAAGCACCTTATGAAAGACATTGTTATCAACATGTTAAAAATCGAACTAGTATATCAATGAGAGCTGCAGATGTTAGAAACCGTGCTTTTATGCCAGTCTGAAGCTCTCCTAGTACTCTCCAATAATTTACAATGCACTGTGCGTCTCAGACTTCACCAGACATATAATGTCCCTGCTGGAAAACTGGAataacatgtacacaaacagtCTTGAAATGTAACATTTGCAGTACCAGGACACACAGGAAAGCATTGATACTGCTGTATATAGTTCAGAGTGTGGAAGCTTGTGTGATATATGAACACAGTTCTTAATCACTTTTGAGAGGGCTTAATCAGAAATATGCTTCAAATATCTGCACGTCAAATCCTACATAATGATGTGACTCACATTATGGATAAAATACAAGTCTGAAGATTATTTGTTCAAACATATTGGAGGAGATCACTGGCTTGCTCTTAGCCTTTGTGCAAATAAGCGCTACAATGGtggttttaaaaacaaaaaggacattGAAATTTGCAGTAGCACCGCTCCCAGGGTAATGTCTCAGTGATGCACCTTCactcctcttcatccttctcCCGTTTGTCCATCTCCACATGTCAGCCTCCACAGACAAGGTTGCAGGTATGGAGGGCTTTGGTCTTTGATGTGTGGAAGGTTGAAGGTCCGCTCTGAACTGCTCCATTGTGTGCAACGGGCTCACAGCTCCTGTGGTAACTCCGCCTGCTTGTGCTCTCTGCTGCCAAGAGTCTCACGTTCACGTAACTGTACCACCCAGAAGAGCGGGTCATCGTTCGATAAACTGGAGGTtaatgacattttcaggaaCTAGAAGCGTCCGTGTCATGGGCTTCACGGAAACTCCTTCTGGGTCTGGCTTCACGTCAAACTCTATTAGGATCTAATGAGATCAGaaacagagagggggaaaaaaaggggattgaaataaaaaacatcagtAGGTGCTCATGATGTGCTCAGTGTTGGGCAGTGACTCTTATCTGCCTTTATTAAGCAATCTAATTAGTTCATTAGAAACTGGATATGTGATGTAAATcttattttctcatttgttaATTTCCTCCGAGGAACAGTACAGCAACAGAGTTTCTCAGAAACATTTCAGGATCTGGTTATGTAATAGCACACAATCTAAagtacttacttacttactttcataagaaaacatttcaaataatcTTTGTGCATGCAGTATGTAGCAGATGGTGCTCATTTCCATGTTTAATGAAGGCTATCACATTTATTGATAACAGTGTCAGGTACTTCTACCACtttgttatatataaaaaaaaaaaatcttacctGTTTActcacattcatttttaattaatttaattttttggaTTTACAGTCTTTTATTCCAATCCATTTACTTATAGACAAATAAACTGCACAATTCTATAAATGTCTGTAAATAAGCAGATTTCTATTTGTGCATTCAATGCCTTCTTATTTTATCCATTGAAACTATTGACTCAGCCTGGATTACCATCAGAAATGGTGCTAAAAGCTCTTCAGTAATCTCACTGATCagcaaacactgaaaaaaatgagtCTTCCTCTTTTATCTatatcaaagtaaaaaaaaaaaaaaaacaggatcaaGTTCAGCTAACTCACCCTGGCAAGAGCAAGGTAGAGCTCCAGCTCAGCAATACGGCGGCCAATGCAGCTGCGTTTTCCCACCCCAAAGGGTACGGAGGCATACGGGTGATGAGTCTGGTCCTTGTTCAACCAGCGGTGAGGATGGAATTCGTCTGGGTTTGAAAACACTGCCGGATCCCGAGATGTTGCATAGTGGCACAGGGTGATCAAAGTCTGGATAGAAACATTAACACTCACATTTAGGCCTGTATGAAGGGTCTTTGAACTGTAACCATATGGCATTAAGAATGACTTCAAAGTGCACTAATTCCCTCAACACACTTACATTTTTAGGGATGAGGTAGCCTCCAACCTGGATGTCTCTTTCAGTGATGACTCGTGCATTGGCGGGAATAACAGGATACAACCTGAAAGACAACGTTTCATAATGTGAGCATGAGGAAACTGGAAGATTCATGATCAATTTCTTTAggaaaataactaaaaatcTTTTGAATTATACCTTAGCACTTCTTTAACTGTGGCCTTCAGGAGAGGCATGCGGGCAACATCGGCTGCCTCTGGTATGCGACGACCCTGCAGTACAGTTAGCACTTCATCACGGAGTGAGGCCTGCACCTCGGGGTGACGGGACAGCTCATACAAAGACCAGGACATAGTGCTGGAGATCTGAGATAAAATAGGAAACATGAGAGATTTCAAAAATCTGCAGGACTGACAGCAGAATCCAGCGAATAAGAGGACAAAGGTATCTTACTGTGTCCACTCCTGCAAGAAGAAGCTCTGTGACGTTGCTGTAAACAGTCTTCATGGGCAGCCCTGTCCGGGACAGGAAGTAGGTCAGATAGCGGCCCTCCACCTTTTCTCCACTGGCCACTTTCTGTGCTTCTGCTGTCAGACGCTGGTCAATGTGACCTTTGGCTGGAGGCACAGAGATTAAGGGTCATTATGACAGCAAAGGTAAATGCAAAGGAACTCAGTAAGTCCTGAGGGAAGACAGTGGGAGTGAGACGAATTATAGTTTGACCATCACGACTGACAGAATTTGTAGAAAATATTTTAGTGTGTGAGGCTTCAAGACTTTAATCTCCTGCTTCCCTACCCTGTGTGGAGCAGGgtgattattttaaaacaaaatgatgtttGATTGTGATGTCTAAGATCTGCATAAGTCTGGATAAGAGCGAGTGTGATGACAACCCAATTCTGAGTGGAAACCAGCAACAGCCAATGAGAATTGAGGAGAGCGGATGGAAAATGATTACATAAAGAGTGGAAAGACAAGCAATATGTTCCACCTTCATGTTTGCTTTGGTTCCACGTTGTAGTGACATAGTAGACTGAAGCTTCCTTATAATTTCACCCAGAATGCACTAAAAACATTCCTGCTCACTGTATGAGAGAAGCATTTTGTAATTTCTGAACATAAAATGATTACTATTAAAGTTAGTATTTTTAAGTAGGCACACATTTTAGCTACCATTTCCCATGCTGACACCAAACCCAGGTGATTATTAGAAAAATTAACCTACCGAAATCAAACATGTAGTCCCAGCACTGACAAAAGATGTTCCAGGGTTTTGGGAACAGCTGGTGCAACCAACTTGGCATGGCCATGGTGAGAAGAGTCATCACAAACATGGTGTTGATTGACTGGATGAAACGTTCTGTCTCTTCAGGAACAACGGGATCCAGGCAACCGATTCTGGATTCAAACAACACGGAGGAAATacctgtccaaaaaaaaaaaaagtgaaatgagaagGTGAAGACAACATGGCCTGAGAGAAGACAAACTCTGATgtacaagaaaataaaatcacatttaagcTACTGCAACACAATAAAGCAGCATAGAAATATAATTGATTATggttaaataataatttgcaATAACAATGTcagagtaaaaataaaatattatataataggTAATTGGATAGTTGGTAATCTTTTTGCAAAATTTAAAGTTTTACATCATAAGTTCAGTCATGTTCTATCAATGGCCACAGCTAAGATCTTGTCCTGAGTACAGGAACTCTTGGAGTGCCCTGTAGCTGACGTCCCTGGTTCGAGtctggcaagggacctttgttgcatgtcatacccatatctctctctccccttgttttcTGTCAGCCTCTATGTCAGTGACTGTCTACtaataaaaggcaaaaatgctcaaaatgtgtttacacaATACAGTAATTCTGGCAACAgtaaatgtctgaaaatgaattttttttcaaaatgaatgaaaaatctaggagagaaaaataaatgaattttgGTTGAAGTGTTGAGAAACAAAACGGCCAAAGGACAGTGACCACTTTACATGAGTATGCAGAAAATCCCATTTTTCTATTGCTATATTCAATAATTGGTGGTTAATCTCAGCtgttataaattaaattaagatcAATCATGTGCTTTTTGCTTCCTAGTTAATTTTGTGCAAACAATCCACCTAACCGAATTTTCAAAAGAAAGATTATTTGGTCACAAATTGCTGGCAATCCAAATATTAAATCTCAGCTAGATTAACTTAAAAGTGAGATAAAGGTCACTTCTTGTTTTGCATACTGAAATCATTGGGGCGTGTTGATACAGGCTTTGATAGTCATGTGTGTTTGAAATGTCAgctttataatatataatattgctTGCAGCATGCAGCTGGCCCTGATTACTAGTGTTTACATAATGTAGTTCAACATATAGCGATGCATGATAGTAAAAACCCCTAAAACCGCATCAAACCTTACCCTCCAGGCCGAAGCGATAGAACTCGCTGGAGATATCTGTGACGAGGCCTTGAGGATGTCTGCAATGGCGAAGTTTGGCAATGAGGTCACTGACCACGCTGTTCAGGGTTTCATCGTAAGCTTCGACCGCCTTCGGCCGCAGCATGTGCTTCCCCAAGAGACTTCTCACCGTCTGCCACTCCTCCCCCTCActaggcacacacacaataaaaatcaacaaatgCTCATGTTAGTGGGGCTTCtgcatgtatttcctcatttcaGGAGGATGTGTTTGGCTTTGCTTTGACAATGCAGAAAAGAACTTGATACCAAACATGTTATACAGTAAGACAGTCAATCATTTACAGTCTTCTAAGTTTGGCTTCTCTTTGTTACACTTTGTGAAATTGTAGACTGTAGTTAAACTAAGGACCTTTTACAGACTCCTACACCTACTTTTAAAGGGGGAATCGCCTTTATCtttataagaaaataaaaaaggagctgACTGACATATCTCTGATTTGAATTAACAATGAATGTCCTTATTTGAGCTCAGTTACTTaatttacttgagtatcatATGTAATAAATTACACTGTCTTTTGATTTGGGGCTTCTAATGTTTGACAAAGAAGCGGAAAAGTCTGAATGTGAAGTGTAACCAAGTAAGGATGTGACACTTACGAAGTCAGGAGTCCGTAGTGATGTCCTCTCAGCTTCCTGTAGTCCTTCCAGGAGGAAAGGTCAGAGCGCATGGGGTGCTGGCCCTCCTGCCTCAGTACCTGCTCAATGAGCGCTGGGTCAGCCACGTGAACTGTCAGGATGGGGCCAAAGCTCGCCTTCCACATGGGGCCGTACCGCTGCGCTCCTTCCAGCTgggaaaagagacagaaaggtcTGTAAAAACCCCTGCAGGCTATGAGATGATTGACACCCTCTTTGGATGTGTTCTTCTTTAGTCAGGTAAAAGCCAAGACGCCTGCCTTTAATTCACTAATGTGAGATAATTATCATTGAAGATATATAACTTGTTGGTACAGTTTGATCGGCCAGATCTTGTTTTTGGCTTGTCAGAACGGTTGATAGATGGGAGCCAAATTAATTTACAAAGTGTTTATGAACCTGCTGCACAGTAGACCAGCACTAATTGAAATTCTTAGATATATTTTGAGTATTACGCATCAGTGGATAGAACATCTGCATCCTGAAAAGCTGAGATTAAAGTCCCTTTCCACCAAAACAATGTGCTTTGCTTAATGTTACCTCATTTGCATGTTTGAGATGTTTTACCATTCATCTTTGGAAGGGGGAAAGTTTATCTgtgcttattattattttccctACAACTACCTACTGTATGCATGCACAATCCATTATATTTTCAGAAATGCATTCATTCAGTCCTGTTTGGACCTCCTGTGCACCAGTCTTGCTCCACTATGATGCAGCCTGTATGCATTTCCACTAAAATGCAAGCATTGCCAATATACAGTGTTTTAACAGGATGTAGCCTACAGTGTCCGGGCTCCTCATCCCTGCTTGAACTTCATCCTACCTGTAACTCGTGCAGCCGTGACAGCCCCCGCTTGGCAAACAAGTCCCAGGCGAAGCTGGCCACCGTCGGTCCGGGCATCTCGTCCAGAGTCTTCCCTGCAAGCTGCTTTGTCCCCTCCGGaccggctgctgctgctgtgcccTCAACCCACCTCTCCATCCACTTGACTAGAGGGTAGGCGCTCCGGCCAGATACTCTGAGAGCTTGCTGCAGCATCCTTCTCACTAAGATCATGGAGTGGTGGCCGGACGCGGCTTCCTTGGCTGTCGATGCTCATTTTATACCACGCGGCTGGGGGTTGTATTTATAACGCGGGACCTTCTCCTCGAACCCGCGGAGATAAAGCTGTACATTTTCTTATTCTGGGCCAATCATGGGTGTAAATGCGGCCAGGCCCCGCCCCTTCTGAATGACAGTGTGAAGGCGTGAGCTGACAGGAAGGTGTGTCCAATCAGAGGGCTGAGCACGGACCATCCCAGAGTCAGCACACGTGGAGCTCCAGGCTAAATAATACATGACTTCTCTGTTACTGTTCAGGCTTATCTCTCCTCCTGTGAAGCACTTTGCTCTCTGATAGTGCTGCAGACTGACATATTTAGAGTGATCACGCACTTGTGGATATATGTCTTGTGTGTTTAAAGACCACTTACCCCCACGGCCAATGTTATTATGGATCCCATTTATCTGAAAGAGGGAAACCAGGTCTGTTTAACAGTGATAAGAGGGCTGGAGGTTAGATTTACCTTAAAAAGACAGGCCAAAACCTTAAACAGACACAGCTGATATAACAACCAAAAAGTGCCACAAGGTATGAAAAGATCATACTCACTATTATGCATCACAAACTAATACTTTATGGATAAACTGGAAACACATGCAGGTATAGCCCGTTTTTTCCAGACCTGGTGGTGCTTTGTTTACCCTGCTACAATCAATTATTTTGCTGACTTGCTGGGTTTCCTAGTGAGGGAGAAAATCCTGACCTGATTTCATGTGAAGTGGAATTTGTCCAAAGCACCATGTGTGCAGACTGGGAAGTAACAACCCCGGGGTTGTACTCAGAATCTGCTGTGACATTTGCTCTCACATTTTGTATGCTCTAACTAGAAATATTAGATCACCCAGTTTCAGAGAAATACAGAGGCCTGACTTGCAAGCTCCACTTTGAAATACTAAGGCCTGATGGATGATCTCTGCACTTCCAGTAGCACAAATATGTTAAACCTCAGCATAGActtgctgtatttttcttatcCATTATGGAACCTACAATGACTAAATCATCATCTAAATCTTTCCTGttagtttttttctgtgatgtttgtgtggATTCCTCTAATAATTACCCTTTAAGCTACTTTAAGTTATGATCACACTAGGTCAGTCAAATGCTACTATCCTATTGGCGTGCATATAAAAGTATGTAAAAGGGCAAAATATGTTGGTGCTTGAAAATGAGTCTAGTAGTCTTCTAAAAGCCTGCTCCAAAAATGACATACTGATTTGTCTTAATTATAATGATGTGCAGAGTTACAGTGGACCAGCTTATTATTTATGCAGGAGAATCCGCTATATTTACTACAGTGGACGGGCCAGCTGTCCTGTGATGTTCTAACTTAGTCATGAACAGACAAAGACGAGTTTTAATGCATGCATGACAAAAGTGATTAAGAGAAACGTATTCCACAGACATTCACACTCCCTGAGTTAAAGGATCACTTCTGACATGATATATGACATTTTTGATTTGTAGCAGCCATTTGTTGTTACAAGGCTAAAACACTCAGAAATAGACCTTATGCTTTCAGGTCATGGTCTTTTGGGGTGGTGGGTTAGCAGTCTCATGTGTCAGCACTTTGCAAAGGTCAAGTAAAGTCTGCTTGATTTATTTGACTGTAGGATTCAGTCTGATGAGCATGACCTAGCACTGGTTATGTAGACTGCATGTGAAAAAAATCTTATATACCTAACTAAAAGGAACTATTTAATGAACTAAATTTGGTTGAATAAAGGGTTAACGTGAAAATGATGGAAAGATTCCCCTCCCAGAGATTCACATAAACCTTTTAGTGTGCATTAATGGCCAAGATAATGTCAACAATGGTCAAGACATGTCTGCAGTTGTCTGCATGAATTCTTGtcataacacatacacacctttaTGAATTTCAATACAGaggtttttgtgtttcttaACATAATGCAT contains:
- the LOC128356147 gene encoding 25-hydroxyvitamin D-1 alpha hydroxylase, mitochondrial, translated to MILVRRMLQQALRVSGRSAYPLVKWMERWVEGTAAAAGPEGTKQLAGKTLDEMPGPTVASFAWDLFAKRGLSRLHELQLEGAQRYGPMWKASFGPILTVHVADPALIEQVLRQEGQHPMRSDLSSWKDYRKLRGHHYGLLTSEGEEWQTVRSLLGKHMLRPKAVEAYDETLNSVVSDLIAKLRHCRHPQGLVTDISSEFYRFGLEGISSVLFESRIGCLDPVVPEETERFIQSINTMFVMTLLTMAMPSWLHQLFPKPWNIFCQCWDYMFDFAKGHIDQRLTAEAQKVASGEKVEGRYLTYFLSRTGLPMKTVYSNVTELLLAGVDTISSTMSWSLYELSRHPEVQASLRDEVLTVLQGRRIPEAADVARMPLLKATVKEVLRLYPVIPANARVITERDIQVGGYLIPKNTLITLCHYATSRDPAVFSNPDEFHPHRWLNKDQTHHPYASVPFGVGKRSCIGRRIAELELYLALARILIEFDVKPDPEGVSVKPMTRTLLVPENVINLQFIER